One Platichthys flesus chromosome 14, fPlaFle2.1, whole genome shotgun sequence genomic region harbors:
- the LOC133968908 gene encoding zinc finger and SCAN domain-containing protein 21-like, with amino-acid sequence MSAVQLLRVSVHERISAAAEDFLLQMEQGGGKAQVPAMRAMLTERLMAAAEQILAEFEETVAENEDRVERTERSEREICRQRRLLDAAMKPVVRLHRAVCPADIQQLMVIKEEVPSEQPKWSPLVDQEDPEPPHIKDEQEEPWTNQDGQQLQGREEADIKFTLTPVAVKESEEDEEKLKSSTLHPSETQENRADCGGPETARNSGPDGRLQPGPVDKNEDSSETEDSDMGCKTEKKKLSCSECGKRFNQRGNLNKHMRSHTGQKPFCCSECGKIFNQRGNLNNHMRIHTGEKPFSCSECGKIFNQRGNLNLHMRIHTGEKPFSCSECGKRFNQRGSLKIHMRSHTGEKEFCCSDCGKRFNLRGSLNRHMRIHTGENPFSCSECGKRFNQKGNLNIHMRSHTGEKCFVALRVVRDLT; translated from the exons atgtccgccgtgcagctgctgcgggtGTCGGTACACGAGCGGATCAGCGCTGCCGCTGaagacttcctgctgcagatggAGCAAGGAGGGGGAAAGGCTCAAGTCCCGGCGATGAGAGCGATGCTCACCGAGCGGCTAATGGCGGCGGCTGAACAGATCCTCGCGGAGTTTGAGGAAACCGTGGCAGAGAACGAAGACCGAGTGGAGCGGACAGAGCGGTCCGAGCGGGAGATCtgccgccagaggaggctgctcgatgcCGCGATGAAGCCCGTGGTtcggctgcacagagcag tgtgtcctgcagacatTCAGCAACTGATGGTGATTAAAGAAGAGGTTCCCTCTGAGCAGCCAAAGTGGAGCCCTcttgtggaccaggaggacccagagcccccccacattaaagatGAACAGGAGGAaccgtggaccaatcaggatggacagcagcttcaaggacgggaggaggctgatatcaagttcacattgactcctgtcgctgtgaaggagagtgaagaagatgaagagaaacttaaatCGTCAACGCTTCACCCGAGTGAGACGCAGGAGAACAGAGCAgactgtggaggaccagaaacagccaggaactcaggtcctgatggacgttTACAACCAGGTCCTGTGGACAAGAAtgaagactcttctgagactgaagacaGTGATATGGGAtgcaagacagaaaaaaaaaagcttagttgctctgagtgtggtaaaagatttaaccaaaggggaaatctaaataaacatatgaggagtcatacaggacaAAAACCGTtttgttgctctgagtgtggtaaaatatTTAACCAAAGGGGAAATCTAAATAatcatatgaggattcatacaggagaaaaaccgtttagttgctctgagtgtggtaaaatatTTAACCAAAGGGGAAATCTAAACttacatatgaggattcatacaggagaaaaaccgtttagttgctctgagtgtggtaaaagatttaaccaaagAGGCAGTCTAAAAatacatatgaggagtcatacaggagagaaagagtTTTGTTGCTCTGATTGTGGTAAGAGATTTAACCTAAGGGGCAGTCTAAAtagacatatgaggattcatacaggagaaaacccgtttagttgctctgagtgtggtaagaGATTTAACCAAAAAGGCAATCTAAATatacatatgaggagtcatacaggagagaaatgttttgttgctcTGAGAGTGGTAAGAGATTTAACCTAA